A single window of Malus sylvestris chromosome 5, drMalSylv7.2, whole genome shotgun sequence DNA harbors:
- the LOC126624239 gene encoding uncharacterized protein LOC126624239: MASTILFPLALKSGGFPLEASDYSAIFGLPWTLLHFKLLFGLGIRGFQSKNGPRAFFSFCCTILLMLLLCIENSERKGENNQQSSQAWLLDTLFAVPSLIKTIVDSWLQRVFPFFFCLPLLLQVMPIYRHPGKALGFVTWGNLEAMNSCHFYLTSPTTCAVFFHVLQRDRRFLCCTFFLPLL; encoded by the exons ATGGCTTCAACGATCCTCTTTCCCTTGGCTTTGAAATCTGGTGGTTTTCCTCTAGAAGCAAGCGACTATTCCGCTATATTTGGACTTCCGTGGACTTTGTTGCATTTcaaacttctatttggattgggTATCCGTGGATTTCAGAGTAAGAATGG GCCACgggctttcttttctttttgttgtaccaTCTTGCTTATGCTTCTCTTGTGTATTGAAAATTCAGAGCGAAAAGGAGAAAATAACCAGCAG TCGTCGCAGGCTTGGTTGTTGGACACACTATTTGCAGTACCGAGTTTGATTAAGACAATTGTTGATTCATGGCTCCAAAG agttttccccttttttttttgtctcccCCTCTTGCTGCAGGtgatgcctatttataggcatcctGGGAAAGCTCTAGGATTTGTTACGTGGGGAAATTTGGAGGCCATGAACTCCTGCCACTTTTACTTAACCTCTCCCACGACTtgtgcagttttttttcacGTTTTGCAGAGAGATAGGAGGTTTCTGTGTTGCACGTTTTTTCTTCCCCTTTTGTAG